Proteins encoded within one genomic window of Bacteroides sedimenti:
- a CDS encoding AAA family ATPase: protein MEETTSRIDLTGFSEKINELKKCISEVVVGQDKAVDLILTAILANGHVLIEGVPGVAKTLMAKIISRLIDADFSRVQFTPDLMPSDILGTTVFNMKTSSFDFHRGPLFGDVILVDEINRAPAKTQSALFEVMEERQATIDGKSYQMGELYTILATQNPVEQEGTYKLPEAQIDRFLMKVTLGYPSLEEEVAILERHHEQAEFVKLRNVKPVLKKEELLSLRELTRKVYVEPTLIRYVALIIQQTRTSKSIYLGASPRASVCLLQAAKAFALLQGRDFVTPEDIKFVAVPVLQHRLLLTAEAEMEGYSTAKVSQRLIEKVEVPK, encoded by the coding sequence ATGGAAGAAACAACAAGCAGAATTGATTTAACTGGTTTTTCGGAGAAAATCAACGAACTGAAAAAATGTATTTCCGAAGTGGTTGTCGGACAAGACAAGGCGGTTGATTTGATTCTGACTGCCATACTGGCCAACGGCCATGTGCTGATTGAAGGAGTGCCCGGCGTTGCCAAAACTTTGATGGCTAAAATCATTTCTAGACTGATCGACGCTGATTTCTCTCGCGTTCAGTTTACTCCGGATTTGATGCCATCTGATATATTAGGCACAACGGTTTTTAATATGAAAACTTCATCTTTCGATTTCCATCGCGGTCCACTCTTCGGTGATGTAATTTTGGTGGATGAGATTAACCGCGCTCCTGCAAAAACTCAGTCGGCCCTCTTTGAAGTGATGGAGGAACGGCAGGCCACAATAGACGGCAAGAGTTATCAGATGGGCGAACTCTACACCATCCTTGCTACACAGAATCCGGTGGAGCAGGAGGGAACCTACAAACTTCCCGAAGCGCAGATTGACCGTTTTTTGATGAAGGTTACCCTGGGCTATCCCTCCCTGGAAGAAGAAGTTGCAATTCTTGAACGTCATCACGAACAAGCTGAATTTGTGAAGCTTCGCAATGTGAAGCCGGTTCTGAAGAAGGAGGAGTTGCTATCACTACGAGAGCTTACCCGGAAAGTGTATGTGGAACCCACCCTGATTCGTTATGTGGCACTCATCATTCAGCAAACCCGTACCAGTAAGTCAATCTACCTGGGCGCCTCTCCACGTGCATCGGTCTGCTTGCTTCAAGCCGCCAAGGCCTTTGCTCTTTTGCAGGGACGCGATTTTGTGACTCCCGAAGACATCAAGTTTGTGGCAGTTCCTGTGTTGCAACACCGTCTTTTGCTTACTGCTGAGGCTGAAATGGAAGGATACTCAACAGCTAAAGTTTCCCAGCGATTGATTGAAAAAGTGGAAGTTCCGAAATAA
- a CDS encoding DUF58 domain-containing protein — protein sequence MFLTKRFYLICIALILLLGSGYLYLPLFTAGQVALCLFALTVLFDGWLLYRKSSITAARTCAPRFSNGDNNAVKIAVENLYPFKVNLEVIDEIPPVFQRRDISFQLALEAGANDTIEYNLCPVKRGNYDFGLIRVFAHTFLGLVSRRYNCGAPVSVKVYPSYLMLHQYELMAMSNNLTEMGIKRVRQIGHHTEFEQIREYVKGDDYRTINWKATARRHQLMVNSYQNERSQHIYSVIDKGRVMQSAFEGMTLFDYAINASLVLSYIAIHKEDNAGLVTFEKQFDSFLPASRKEGQMQLILENLYSQTTTFGESDYSSLYVHLNKHISKRSLLIIYTNFDNIIGMERQLSYLRRLARQHLVLVVFFENNELKSFIEKTPTSAEGYCQQVVAEKFAAEKQLVVSTLKQHAVYSLLTTPDKLSVDVINKYLEIKARHLI from the coding sequence ATGTTTCTGACTAAAAGGTTTTACCTTATTTGCATCGCTTTGATTCTATTGCTTGGGTCGGGCTATCTCTACCTTCCTCTTTTTACGGCAGGTCAGGTTGCTTTGTGCCTCTTTGCATTGACGGTGCTATTCGATGGCTGGCTGCTTTATCGCAAAAGTTCAATAACTGCCGCCCGAACCTGTGCGCCGCGCTTCTCCAATGGCGATAACAATGCGGTTAAAATAGCTGTTGAAAACCTCTATCCTTTTAAAGTGAATCTGGAGGTGATAGATGAGATTCCTCCGGTCTTTCAGCGTCGCGATATCTCTTTTCAGCTGGCGCTGGAAGCAGGTGCTAACGATACCATCGAGTATAATCTCTGTCCCGTGAAAAGAGGGAATTATGATTTCGGGTTGATTCGGGTTTTTGCCCACACATTCCTGGGACTGGTCTCACGCAGGTACAATTGCGGCGCTCCTGTGTCGGTGAAAGTCTATCCCTCGTACCTCATGCTGCATCAGTACGAACTGATGGCCATGTCTAATAACCTCACGGAGATGGGGATAAAGCGGGTAAGACAGATAGGACACCATACCGAGTTTGAGCAGATAAGGGAATATGTAAAGGGAGACGATTACCGCACCATCAACTGGAAAGCCACAGCCCGCCGCCATCAGCTTATGGTGAACTCCTATCAGAACGAACGGTCGCAGCACATTTACAGTGTGATTGACAAGGGGCGGGTAATGCAGTCCGCTTTCGAGGGGATGACACTGTTCGACTATGCCATCAATGCTTCGCTGGTTCTATCTTACATTGCCATTCATAAGGAAGACAATGCCGGACTGGTGACTTTTGAGAAGCAATTCGATTCGTTCTTGCCCGCTTCCAGAAAAGAGGGGCAGATGCAGCTGATACTGGAAAACCTTTACAGCCAGACCACCACATTCGGCGAAAGTGATTATTCGTCACTCTATGTTCACCTGAACAAGCATATAAGCAAACGGAGCCTGCTGATTATCTATACCAATTTTGATAATATCATCGGCATGGAAAGGCAGTTAAGCTATCTGCGCCGATTGGCACGTCAGCACCTGGTGCTGGTGGTTTTCTTTGAGAATAACGAACTAAAATCATTCATTGAGAAAACACCCACTTCGGCCGAGGGATACTGCCAACAGGTGGTTGCCGAGAAATTCGCAGCCGAGAAGCAGCTTGTGGTCTCCACCCTGAAGCAGCATGCGGTCTATTCTTTACTTACCACGCCCGATAAACTGTCGGTCGATGTTATTAACAAGTATCTTGAGATAAAGGCACGGCATCTTATCTGA
- a CDS encoding DUF4129 domain-containing protein: MLKTDTLFYDADKIAQYQSESQYDYNSQLVQRNVNLIDMFKEWFRNLLRQIFNSDIADKYSDIILIVLILVVILLLVFLVYKKRPELFYRAKKLSSSDVLEEETIYGVDFSKEIALALGKKDFYMAVRMAYLQTLKYLSDHHHIDWQTYKTPTEYLYEMNRKEVKEEFKGLTNCFLLVRYGNFEATEETYMAVKNLQQVILKGGNSEG; this comes from the coding sequence ATGTTAAAAACAGATACTCTTTTTTACGATGCCGATAAAATAGCTCAATATCAATCGGAGTCCCAGTATGACTACAATTCACAACTGGTTCAACGAAATGTGAACCTGATTGACATGTTCAAAGAGTGGTTTCGCAACTTGTTAAGGCAAATATTCAACAGTGATATTGCCGATAAGTACAGCGATATAATTCTTATTGTGCTTATTCTTGTTGTCATTCTGCTATTGGTTTTTCTTGTTTATAAAAAACGACCTGAACTTTTTTACAGGGCTAAGAAGTTGAGTTCCTCTGATGTATTAGAGGAGGAAACAATTTATGGAGTCGATTTTAGCAAGGAAATTGCTCTTGCCCTTGGAAAGAAAGATTTTTATATGGCCGTTCGTATGGCTTATCTGCAAACACTGAAATACTTGTCCGATCATCATCACATTGATTGGCAGACGTATAAAACCCCGACGGAGTATCTGTATGAAATGAATCGGAAAGAGGTTAAAGAAGAATTCAAAGGATTGACCAATTGCTTTCTGTTGGTGCGTTATGGTAATTTTGAGGCAACGGAAGAGACTTACATGGCCGTTAAAAACCTGCAGCAGGTTATCCTGAAAGGAGGTAACAGTGAAGGTTAA
- a CDS encoding RDD family protein, producing MADTSIITGQYVRINQTPASAGERILAQVIDSVIIFLYVLFFVFFLPRVHFFSSDESQVIFFILIVLPVFFYSLAFEIFNNGQSIGKKLLNIRVVMADGSTPTLSAYLLRWILFPIDLPITGGLGLVSILVTKNSQRLGDLAAGTMVVRLNNYRKIQVSLDEYSHLDINYRPVFPHAGDLSLEQINVIEKTLNNYGKERYNHITLLSSKIKKILQVTPEMSDEKFLKTLIKDYQYYAYVDI from the coding sequence ATGGCAGATACTTCAATAATCACGGGGCAATACGTTCGAATCAATCAGACTCCCGCCAGTGCAGGTGAACGCATTCTGGCGCAGGTTATTGATTCGGTTATTATTTTTCTGTATGTTTTATTTTTTGTTTTTTTCTTACCTCGTGTACATTTTTTCTCATCTGATGAAAGTCAGGTAATTTTCTTTATTTTGATTGTTCTGCCTGTTTTTTTCTACTCTCTAGCGTTCGAAATCTTCAATAACGGACAGTCTATAGGAAAGAAGTTACTTAATATACGTGTAGTAATGGCAGATGGTTCAACCCCAACGTTGAGCGCTTATCTACTGCGTTGGATTCTTTTTCCTATTGATTTACCAATTACAGGTGGATTGGGACTGGTTAGTATACTGGTAACGAAAAACAGTCAAAGACTTGGTGACCTTGCAGCAGGTACCATGGTGGTTAGACTGAATAATTACCGTAAAATACAGGTTAGTCTGGACGAATACTCGCATTTGGACATTAATTATCGCCCAGTATTCCCTCATGCAGGAGATTTATCTCTGGAACAGATTAATGTAATAGAAAAAACACTGAATAACTACGGGAAAGAAAGATACAATCACATTACTCTTCTAAGCAGTAAAATCAAAAAAATATTGCAGGTTACCCCGGAAATGAGCGATGAAAAGTTTCTGAAAACACTAATAAAAGATTACCAGTACTACGCTTATGTGGATATCTGA
- a CDS encoding DUF4350 domain-containing protein — MKVNIKFIIFILVLFFGMFAIEHNMVKEYSWIPTFSASDKQPFGCYVFDDVLTSSLKGNYSVSTETFYQLDQDSVNAPRAFLLVSNDMEMDSVDINSMTNLLDKGNKVMIVSSSFPYNLTDSLNIKFHKSYFDLNDLRLLAGNGKRQGTLVFCDSAAANKSYNFYSQLLTDYFWGVDSIEPEYKFTETDDQPLTEDDYLNPEDAKNNPLIRKSEKQLKSSRLAQCPTTVLVRNKQKYVVAFSKKVGNGELFMVANPLLFTNYGILDKGNAGYIFGLLSHMEGMPLVRLGNDTKEMEQITPLRYFLTQAPLKWSVYLSLISLVLFMCFTARRRQRVIPVIYPPRNTTLDFVKQIGTLYHQDKKYLEVLRKKKSCFVQVLKKETGVDLSSEELTVELCRRLSDKAGMDADVLYAILKKLELLEYDVDIDEKELKEYIDKMNEIITNSTK; from the coding sequence GTGAAGGTTAATATTAAATTTATAATTTTTATCCTTGTACTTTTCTTTGGAATGTTTGCCATTGAACACAATATGGTCAAAGAGTATTCCTGGATTCCGACATTCAGTGCAAGCGACAAGCAACCATTTGGCTGCTATGTGTTTGATGATGTCCTCACTTCGTCCTTGAAAGGGAATTACTCTGTTTCCACAGAGACATTCTATCAGTTGGATCAGGATTCAGTGAATGCCCCCAGAGCCTTCCTGCTTGTTTCGAATGATATGGAGATGGACTCAGTCGATATTAATTCAATGACGAATCTGTTGGATAAAGGGAACAAGGTGATGATTGTATCTTCTTCTTTTCCTTATAACCTTACAGATTCATTAAACATTAAATTTCATAAATCCTATTTTGATTTGAACGACCTCAGGTTGCTGGCCGGCAACGGGAAGAGACAAGGAACTCTGGTCTTTTGTGACTCTGCAGCAGCGAATAAAAGTTATAATTTTTATTCGCAATTACTTACCGATTATTTCTGGGGAGTTGATTCCATAGAACCAGAGTATAAGTTTACAGAGACCGACGATCAGCCTTTGACCGAAGATGATTATTTAAACCCCGAAGATGCAAAGAATAATCCTCTTATAAGAAAATCAGAAAAACAACTAAAATCTTCCCGTCTGGCTCAATGTCCAACAACCGTTTTGGTACGCAACAAGCAGAAATATGTTGTGGCTTTCAGTAAGAAAGTGGGCAATGGTGAGCTTTTTATGGTTGCCAACCCTCTGCTTTTTACCAACTATGGGATACTGGACAAAGGGAATGCTGGATACATCTTTGGCCTCTTGTCGCACATGGAAGGAATGCCACTGGTTCGTTTGGGAAATGATACTAAAGAGATGGAACAAATTACTCCACTCCGTTATTTTCTTACTCAGGCTCCGCTAAAATGGAGCGTCTACCTTTCACTTATTTCTCTGGTTCTCTTCATGTGCTTTACGGCCAGGAGGCGTCAACGGGTAATCCCGGTGATTTATCCTCCCAGAAATACCACACTCGATTTTGTGAAACAAATCGGAACTTTGTATCATCAGGATAAAAAGTACTTGGAAGTATTGCGCAAGAAAAAGAGCTGTTTTGTTCAGGTGCTGAAGAAAGAGACCGGCGTTGATCTTAGCTCTGAGGAATTAACGGTGGAGCTTTGCCGGCGGCTTTCCGATAAGGCAGGAATGGATGCGGATGTACTCTATGCTATCCTGAAGAAATTAGAACTGTTGGAATATGATGTAGATATTGACGAAAAGGAACTGAAAGAATACATCGACAAGATGAATGAAATAATAACAAATTCCACTAAATAA
- a CDS encoding stage II sporulation protein M: protein MKEISFIRQNIAKWKDVEKVVDQADELDPAHLAAVYTDITSDLSFSQSHYPASRITVYLNNLASSLHNRIYKNKKEHKSRIITYWTKEIPRVMRDSQKELLYSFLIFAISMFIGSLSTLNDDTFVRLIMGDSYVDMTLNNIRNGVPMAVYNGNSELSMFLGITLNNIRVALVCFAMGILSGFGTGYIIFSNGIMLGAFQTFFYQQGLLGESMLAIWIHGTLEISAIIVSGAAGLAMGNSWLFPGTYSRKASFTRGAKRGLKIVIGTLPIFIVAGFLESFITRHTQLPDSLRLGIIMLSLTFVLYYYLYLPNTLRYELSESKN, encoded by the coding sequence ATGAAAGAGATCTCTTTTATACGACAAAATATAGCAAAGTGGAAAGATGTTGAGAAGGTCGTAGATCAAGCCGATGAACTTGACCCGGCGCACTTGGCAGCTGTATATACCGATATAACATCCGATTTGTCATTTTCACAGAGTCATTATCCTGCATCGCGGATTACCGTCTACCTTAATAATCTCGCTTCCTCTCTTCATAATAGGATTTATAAAAATAAAAAAGAACATAAGTCCCGAATCATTACTTACTGGACCAAAGAGATACCCAGGGTGATGCGTGACTCACAAAAAGAGCTGCTTTACTCGTTTCTGATTTTCGCCATAAGCATGTTTATCGGTTCTCTTTCAACTCTAAACGATGATACATTTGTACGCTTGATTATGGGAGACAGTTATGTGGATATGACCCTGAATAATATCCGCAACGGTGTACCCATGGCTGTTTATAACGGAAACTCAGAACTTTCTATGTTTCTGGGTATCACACTTAATAACATTCGGGTGGCGCTGGTCTGCTTTGCTATGGGAATTTTGTCAGGTTTCGGAACCGGCTATATAATCTTCAGCAATGGAATTATGCTTGGAGCTTTCCAGACTTTCTTTTATCAACAAGGCTTGTTGGGAGAATCAATGTTGGCCATCTGGATACATGGCACTCTCGAGATTTCTGCCATCATTGTTTCTGGTGCAGCTGGACTTGCTATGGGAAACAGTTGGCTTTTTCCAGGTACTTATTCCCGTAAGGCATCCTTTACCAGAGGGGCGAAGCGAGGATTGAAAATTGTGATTGGCACTCTTCCTATCTTTATTGTGGCAGGTTTTCTGGAGTCCTTTATTACACGCCACACTCAACTTCCGGATTCGTTAAGACTTGGAATCATCATGCTTTCACTCACATTTGTGCTCTATTATTATCTCTATTTACCTAATACATTGCGTTATGAACTATCAGAATCAAAAAATTAA